The following coding sequences lie in one Stenotrophomonas rhizophila genomic window:
- a CDS encoding F0F1 ATP synthase subunit delta translates to MSQALTLARPYARAAFATARDEGTFAPWSDALAFSAHVAADPRVAALLSNPELDRGDAVALLVPESSSETFGRFLSILAEAHRLPLLPEIAGMYDQLRADAEHVVKATVTSATELSAAELDAIKAALRKRFGREVDVSTAVDASLIGGAVIDAGDVVIDGSLKGKLSRLQTALAN, encoded by the coding sequence ATGAGCCAGGCCCTCACGCTTGCACGCCCGTATGCCCGCGCCGCGTTCGCGACCGCGCGCGACGAAGGCACGTTCGCGCCGTGGTCGGACGCGCTTGCGTTCTCCGCCCATGTAGCCGCCGACCCACGCGTGGCGGCCTTGCTGTCGAATCCGGAACTGGACCGCGGCGATGCCGTCGCGTTGCTGGTGCCGGAATCGTCCAGCGAGACCTTCGGTCGCTTCCTGTCCATCCTGGCCGAAGCGCACCGTCTGCCGCTGCTGCCGGAAATCGCCGGTATGTACGACCAGCTGCGCGCCGACGCCGAACACGTGGTCAAGGCCACCGTGACCTCGGCCACGGAACTGTCCGCCGCTGAACTGGACGCCATCAAGGCCGCGCTGCGCAAGCGCTTCGGTCGTGAAGTGGACGTCTCGACCGCAGTCGATGCTTCGTTGATCGGCGGTGCCGTCATCGACGCCGGCGACGTGGTCATCGATGGCTCGCTCAAGGGCAAGCTGTCGCGCCTGCAGACCGCGCTCGCTAACTGA
- the atpA gene encoding F0F1 ATP synthase subunit alpha, with translation MATTLNPSEISELIKNRIEKVKLAAESRNEGTVTSVSDGIVRIFGLADVMQGEMIELPNNTFALALNLERDSVGAVVLGGYEHLREGDVAKTTGRILEVPVGPEMLGRVVNALGEPIDGKGPIAAQATAPVERVAPGVIWRKSVDQPVQTGYKSVDSMIPIGRGQRELVIGDRQTGKTALAIDAVINQKSTGIKCVYVAIGQKASTVANIVRKLEENGALAHTVVVAATASESAAMQYISAYSGCTMGEYFMDRGEDALIVYDDLSKQAVAYRQISLLLKRPPGREAYPGDVFYLHSRLLERAARVSEEYVEKFTNGAVKGKTGSLTALPIIETQAGDVSAFVPTNVISITDGQIFLETDLFNSGIRPAVNAGISVSRVGGAAQTKIIKKLSGGIRISLAQYRELAAFAQFASDLDEATRKQLERGQRVTELMKQKQYAPMSIANQALTIYAVNEGYLDDVPVNKLLALEEGLHAHFANTQGELISKINATGGWDNDIEAAFKKGIAEFKTTGSW, from the coding sequence ATGGCAACCACGCTCAACCCCTCCGAAATCAGCGAACTGATCAAGAACCGCATCGAGAAGGTCAAGCTGGCCGCGGAATCGCGCAACGAAGGCACCGTGACCAGCGTGTCCGACGGCATCGTGCGCATCTTCGGTCTGGCCGACGTGATGCAGGGCGAAATGATCGAACTGCCGAACAACACCTTCGCCCTGGCCCTGAACCTGGAGCGCGACTCGGTCGGCGCCGTGGTCCTGGGTGGCTATGAGCACCTGCGCGAAGGCGACGTCGCCAAGACCACCGGTCGTATCCTGGAAGTGCCGGTGGGTCCGGAAATGCTCGGCCGCGTGGTCAACGCGCTGGGCGAGCCGATCGACGGCAAGGGCCCGATCGCTGCACAGGCCACCGCGCCGGTGGAGCGCGTTGCCCCGGGCGTGATCTGGCGCAAGTCGGTCGACCAGCCGGTGCAGACCGGTTACAAGTCGGTCGACTCCATGATTCCGATCGGCCGCGGCCAGCGCGAGCTGGTCATCGGTGACCGCCAGACCGGCAAGACCGCCCTGGCCATCGATGCGGTGATCAACCAGAAAAGCACCGGCATCAAGTGCGTGTACGTCGCGATCGGCCAGAAGGCCTCGACCGTGGCCAACATCGTGCGCAAGCTGGAAGAGAACGGCGCCCTGGCGCACACCGTGGTGGTGGCTGCCACCGCGTCCGAATCGGCCGCGATGCAGTACATCAGCGCCTACTCGGGCTGCACCATGGGTGAGTACTTCATGGACCGCGGCGAAGACGCGCTGATCGTGTACGACGATCTGTCCAAGCAGGCCGTGGCCTACCGCCAGATCTCGCTGCTGCTGAAGCGTCCGCCGGGCCGCGAAGCCTACCCGGGTGACGTGTTCTACCTGCACTCCCGCCTGCTCGAGCGCGCTGCCCGCGTGTCCGAAGAGTATGTGGAGAAGTTCACCAACGGCGCCGTCAAGGGCAAGACCGGCTCGCTCACCGCGCTGCCGATCATCGAAACCCAGGCCGGTGACGTCTCGGCGTTCGTGCCGACCAACGTGATCTCGATCACCGACGGCCAGATCTTCCTGGAAACCGATCTGTTCAACTCGGGCATCCGCCCGGCCGTGAACGCCGGTATTTCGGTGTCGCGCGTCGGTGGTGCGGCCCAGACCAAGATCATCAAGAAGCTGTCCGGCGGCATCCGTATCTCGCTGGCCCAGTACCGCGAGCTGGCTGCGTTCGCGCAGTTCGCCTCGGACCTGGACGAAGCCACCCGCAAGCAGCTTGAGCGCGGTCAGCGCGTCACCGAGCTGATGAAGCAGAAGCAGTACGCCCCGATGTCGATCGCCAACCAGGCGCTGACCATCTACGCCGTCAACGAGGGTTACCTCGACGACGTGCCGGTCAACAAGCTGCTGGCACTGGAAGAGGGCCTGCACGCCCACTTCGCCAACACCCAGGGCGAGCTGATCAGCAAGATCAACGCCACCGGCGGTTGGGACAACGACATCGAAGCGGCCTTCAAGAAGGGCATCGCCGAGTTCAAGACCACCGGCAGCTGGTAA
- the atpG gene encoding F0F1 ATP synthase subunit gamma, giving the protein MASGREIKTKIKSVQNTRKVTRALEMVSASKIRKAQERMKTSRPYAQAMKQVIGHLAQASTDYQHPFLVQRDEVKRVGYIVISSDRGLAGGLNNNLFRKMLGEVRQYQDKGAEIDVVTVGQKASTFFRRIKVNMVGSVTHMGDVPHLEQLIGVIKVMLDAFTEGKVDRVYLVYNRFINTMTQKASFDQLLPLPAAEKQVAHHDWDYLYEPDAATVLEHVMTRYVESLVYQAVLENVASEHAARMVAMKSASDNANKLIGTLQLVYNKARQAAITQEISEIVGGAAAV; this is encoded by the coding sequence ATGGCAAGCGGACGCGAAATCAAAACCAAGATCAAGAGCGTGCAGAACACCCGCAAGGTGACGCGCGCGCTCGAAATGGTCTCGGCCTCCAAAATCCGCAAGGCGCAGGAGCGGATGAAGACGTCGCGTCCGTATGCGCAGGCGATGAAGCAGGTGATCGGTCACCTGGCCCAGGCCAGCACCGATTACCAGCATCCGTTCCTGGTCCAGCGTGACGAGGTGAAGCGGGTCGGTTACATCGTGATCTCCTCCGACCGCGGCCTGGCCGGCGGCCTGAACAACAACCTGTTCCGCAAGATGCTGGGCGAAGTCCGCCAGTACCAGGACAAGGGTGCCGAGATCGACGTGGTGACGGTGGGCCAGAAGGCCTCGACCTTCTTCCGCCGCATCAAGGTCAACATGGTCGGCAGCGTCACCCACATGGGCGACGTGCCGCACCTGGAACAGCTGATCGGCGTGATCAAGGTCATGCTCGATGCCTTCACCGAAGGCAAGGTCGACCGCGTGTACCTGGTCTACAACCGCTTCATCAACACGATGACGCAGAAGGCCAGCTTCGACCAGCTGCTGCCGTTGCCGGCCGCTGAGAAGCAGGTCGCGCACCACGACTGGGACTACCTGTACGAACCCGACGCCGCGACCGTGCTGGAGCACGTGATGACGCGTTACGTCGAGTCGCTGGTGTACCAGGCGGTTCTGGAAAACGTCGCGTCCGAGCATGCAGCCCGCATGGTCGCGATGAAGTCGGCAAGCGACAACGCGAACAAGCTGATCGGAACCCTGCAGCTGGTCTACAACAAGGCCCGCCAGGCAGCGATCACCCAGGAAATTTCCGAAATCGTCGGCGGCGCGGCAGCAGTCTGA
- the atpD gene encoding F0F1 ATP synthase subunit beta — protein sequence MSQGKIVQIIGAVVDVEFPRESVPKVYHALKVDNTEITLEVQQQLGDGVVRCIALGSTDGLKRNLVATNTERAISVPVGAGTLGRIMDVLGRPIDEAGPVTASDTWEIHREAPSYEDQSPATELLETGIKVIDLMCPFAKGGKVGLFGGAGVGKTVNMMELINNIAKAHSGLSVFAGVGERTREGNDFYHEMKDSNVLDKVAMVYGQMNEPPGNRLRVALTGLTMAEYFRDEKDENGKGKDVLLFVDNIYRYTLAGTEVSALLGRMPSAVGYQPTLAEEMGVLQERITSTKNGSITSIQAVYVPADDLTDPSPATTFAHLDSTVTLSRSIASLGIYPAVDPLDSTSRQMDPLVIGNEHYDTAQRVQQTLQKYKELKDIIAILGMDELSEEDKQAVTRARKIERFFSQPFHVAEVFTGSPGKYVTLKDTIRGFKAIVDGEYDHLPEQAFYMVGSIEEAVEKAKKMAEKA from the coding sequence ATGAGTCAGGGCAAGATCGTTCAGATCATCGGCGCCGTCGTCGACGTCGAATTCCCCCGCGAGTCGGTGCCGAAGGTGTACCACGCGCTGAAGGTGGACAACACCGAAATCACGCTGGAAGTGCAGCAGCAGCTGGGCGACGGCGTGGTCCGTTGCATCGCGCTGGGCTCCACCGACGGCCTGAAGCGCAACCTGGTGGCCACCAACACCGAACGCGCCATCTCGGTGCCGGTCGGTGCAGGCACCCTGGGCCGCATCATGGACGTGCTGGGTCGTCCGATCGACGAAGCCGGTCCGGTGACCGCCAGCGACACGTGGGAAATCCACCGTGAAGCCCCGTCGTACGAAGACCAGTCCCCGGCCACCGAGCTGCTGGAAACCGGCATCAAGGTCATCGACCTGATGTGCCCGTTCGCCAAGGGCGGCAAGGTCGGCCTGTTCGGCGGCGCCGGCGTCGGCAAGACCGTCAACATGATGGAACTGATCAACAACATCGCCAAGGCGCACAGCGGCCTGTCCGTGTTCGCCGGCGTGGGTGAGCGTACCCGTGAGGGCAACGACTTCTACCACGAGATGAAGGACTCCAACGTCCTGGACAAGGTCGCGATGGTGTACGGCCAGATGAACGAGCCGCCGGGCAACCGCCTGCGCGTCGCGCTGACCGGCCTGACCATGGCCGAGTACTTCCGCGACGAGAAGGACGAGAACGGCAAGGGCAAGGACGTGCTGCTGTTCGTCGACAACATCTACCGCTACACCCTGGCCGGTACCGAAGTGTCGGCACTGCTGGGTCGTATGCCGTCGGCAGTGGGCTACCAGCCGACCCTGGCCGAGGAAATGGGCGTCCTGCAGGAGCGCATCACCTCGACCAAGAATGGCTCGATCACCTCGATCCAGGCCGTGTACGTGCCCGCCGATGACTTGACCGATCCGTCGCCGGCCACCACCTTCGCCCACCTGGATTCGACCGTGACCCTGTCGCGTTCGATCGCCTCGCTGGGTATCTACCCGGCCGTGGATCCGCTGGATTCGACCAGCCGCCAGATGGACCCGCTGGTCATCGGCAACGAACACTACGACACCGCCCAGCGCGTCCAGCAGACCTTGCAGAAGTACAAGGAACTGAAGGACATCATCGCCATCCTGGGCATGGACGAACTGTCCGAAGAAGACAAGCAGGCCGTGACCCGCGCCCGCAAGATCGAGCGCTTCTTCAGCCAGCCGTTCCACGTGGCCGAAGTGTTCACCGGCTCGCCGGGCAAGTACGTGACCCTGAAGGACACCATCCGTGGCTTCAAGGCCATCGTCGATGGCGAGTACGATCACCTGCCGGAGCAGGCGTTCTACATGGTCGGCAGCATCGAAGAAGCGGTCGAGAAGGCCAAGAAGATGGCCGAGAAGGCCTGA
- a CDS encoding F0F1 ATP synthase subunit epsilon, whose amino-acid sequence MSTIRCDIVSAEQEIFRGEATLVVATGELGELGIAPKHAPLITRLKPGKVVVTTPNGEQLDFAISGGILEVQPQVVTVLADTAIRAQDIDEASVRKAKEEAERVLANRGEAMDVAEAQQKLAEAVVQLQALERLRKTLKH is encoded by the coding sequence ATGAGCACCATCCGTTGCGACATCGTCAGCGCCGAGCAGGAAATCTTCCGTGGTGAAGCGACCCTGGTCGTGGCCACCGGCGAGCTGGGCGAGCTGGGCATTGCGCCCAAGCATGCCCCGCTGATCACCCGCCTGAAGCCGGGCAAGGTGGTAGTGACCACGCCGAACGGCGAGCAGCTCGACTTCGCCATTTCCGGCGGCATCCTCGAGGTGCAGCCGCAGGTGGTTACCGTGCTGGCCGACACCGCGATCCGTGCCCAGGACATCGACGAAGCGTCGGTGCGCAAGGCCAAGGAAGAAGCCGAACGCGTGCTGGCCAACCGTGGCGAAGCCATGGACGTCGCCGAAGCCCAGCAGAAGCTGGCCGAAGCGGTGGTCCAGCTGCAGGCGCTGGAGCGCCTGCGCAAGACGCTCAAGCACTAA